The region GCCGCCGGAGACGTTGACGAGGAGCAGCGCGGCGAAGGTGAGCCAGGGGTTGGGGCCGTGAAGGTTGCCGAGGAGCATGAGGGTGAAGGCGAGGAGTTTCAGGCCTTCGCCGGTCAGGAGGGTGCGGCGGCGGCCGAGGGCGTCGGCGAGGGCGCCGCCGTATAGGCCCGCGAGGAACTGCACGATGCCTGCCACGAGCAGCAGTGTTCCGGCGAGTGCGGCGCCGAGGTGGGCGGTGAAGTAGATGGCCATGAAGGGGAAGACCATGCTGCCGACGACGCGGCTGAGGAATGACGTGGTGATGCGGGTTTTCACGTTGGGGTGCAGGGTGCGCCACATGCGTTCAGGGTGGCGCAGGTGGAAAGGGGGAAAAAAGACGCATAGTGGCGTGATGGTGTCCCCTTTTCCTGTTGATTCGCGTGTGCCGGACTGGCCGTACCTGTCGCTGCGGGCGGCGCTGCACGCGCGGGATGGGGTGCGGGACTGGCATCGGGTGACGCTGGCGGACGCGCAGGGGTGGTGGGGGTGCAGTGACCGGACGGCGAAACGGCAGCTGGCGCGGTTGCACGCTTCGGGGCGGCTGGTGTACACGCCGGGGCGCGGGCGGGGGAACACGTCGCGGGTGGCGTTCGCGACGGGGATGGAGGGGGAACTGGCGGCCCTGACGGCGGGTCTGGCGGCCGCAGGCGCGGCGGCGGATCTGGCGCGCCTCTCGCGGCTGGGCTTTCCGCGGGCGTGGGTGCTGACGGACGCGGTGCGTGGCACGTTCGGGCTGGGGGTGGGTCCGGCGGGCACGGATCGCCTGCGGACGGTGGTGACGCGGCCCCTGACCAGTCTGGATCCGCTGACGGTGAACTCGGCGGCGGAGGCGCATCTGCTGACGCAGGTGCTGGACCCGCTGCTGCTCTTCGATCCGCTGGCGGGGACGTTGCGGCCTCATCTGGCGCATCACTGGGGCACGCCGGACGGGGGGCGCCGCTGGGTGTTTCACCTGCGTAAGGGCGTGCAGTTCCATCACGGGCGGACGCTGGACGCGCAGGACGTGTGCTTCACGCTGGAGCGGGTGCGGCGTGGCGCGCCGTGGTACCTGGGCGGCGTGCTGGACGTGCGGGAGATCGCGCCGTTCACGGTGCAGGTCACGCTGGACCGGCCGGACCTGTTCTTCCCGCGGCGGCTGGCGCACGAGCAGGCGCTGATCCTCCCGTGGGACGTGCCGTTCGACGAGCGCCGCCCGGTCGGGACTGGGGCGTTCCGCTGGCACGCGCTGGACGGCGGGTTCCGGCTGGAGGCCTTCGACGCACACTTCGCGGGGCGGCCGCTGATCGACGAGGTGGAGGTGTTCCTGGTGCCCGAGCTGCGTGGGGACGCGCCGCCTGCCCTGGACGTATCGGGTGTGCCGGAGGACCCGGTCGAGCGCTGGGTGCCGGAGAACAGCGTGCATTTCCTGATCTGGAACGCCCACCGGCCCGCCGCGCGGTCGGCGGCGCTG is a window of Deinococcus grandis DNA encoding:
- a CDS encoding ABC transporter substrate-binding protein; protein product: MPDWPYLSLRAALHARDGVRDWHRVTLADAQGWWGCSDRTAKRQLARLHASGRLVYTPGRGRGNTSRVAFATGMEGELAALTAGLAAAGAAADLARLSRLGFPRAWVLTDAVRGTFGLGVGPAGTDRLRTVVTRPLTSLDPLTVNSAAEAHLLTQVLDPLLLFDPLAGTLRPHLAHHWGTPDGGRRWVFHLRKGVQFHHGRTLDAQDVCFTLERVRRGAPWYLGGVLDVREIAPFTVQVTLDRPDLFFPRRLAHEQALILPWDVPFDERRPVGTGAFRWHALDGGFRLEAFDAHFAGRPLIDEVEVFLVPELRGDAPPALDVSGVPEDPVERWVPENSVHFLIWNAHRPAARSAALRAAVVELHDIRAFWHESGRAERLLPATSFLPRRSLNRPPRGHSLARAQALLARAAYAGPPLRVWVLDLPGARQEADWLAARAARLGLPMQVVPAPLDALPDAGDDVDLAFMGEIAGSDEHLSFWSALKQPELLFRRLLPADVLRDVDALLDGYRVAPDAAALEALMTRVEARLLGGHHLHLTHHRVKRRAVHPLIRDVHPDAYGRIDFKRLWLGDVRP